In Lapillicoccus jejuensis, the DNA window GACGGCGGCGGCGACCTGGCCGGGCGATACCGACTCCTCGTCGACACCGAGCCGCTCGAGGACGACGGCGAGACCCGGGGTGGCGCCGACCTGCTCGAGCAGGGTGGCGGCCGGGACGAGGTCGCCGGTCTCCACGGTCGAGCCGTCCTCGAAGTGGGCGGTGAACCCGGCGAGGTCGGCGCCGGCGACGCGCTCGCGGAAGGTCGCGGCGGTGGCCAGGCGCAGCAGGTGCCCGACGACCTCGAGCTCGCGACCCTCCTCGCCCATCTCGAACTCGACCTTGCCGCGCAGCGTCGGCAGGACGTCGGCGAGGTCGCCGATCCGGGCGACGGCGACGTCCTCGCCGGTCAGGGCGGCCCGGCGGAGAGCCGACGCGGCCGTCGCCTCGGCGGCGGCGATGGCGAAACGGGCGGAGACGCCGGAGCGCTGGTCGACCGAGGTCGACCCGCGCAGCTCGTGGACGAGCCGGGCGATGACCTCGAGCAGGTGCTCGGGCACCTCGGCGACGAGCTCGGCCTCCTGGCGCACGAGTGCGACCTCGTGCTCGACGTCGTCGAGGTAGTGGGTGCGCACCTCCGCGCCGAACCGGTCCTTGAGCGGGGTGATGATGCGGCCGCGGTTCGTGTAGTCCTCGGGGTTGGCCGAGGCGATGACGAGCATGTCGAGCGGCAGGCGCAGCGCGTAGCCGCGGACCTGGATGTCGCGCTCCTCGAGGACGTTGAAGAGGGCCACCTGGATGCGCTCGGCGAGGTCGGGCAGCTCGTTGAGGGCGAAGACGCCGCGGTGCCCGCGCGGCAGCAGCCCGTAGTGGACGGTCTCCGGGTCGCCGAGCGTGCGGCCCTCGGCGACCTTGGTCGGGTCGACGTCGCCGACGAGGTCGCCGACCGAGGTGTCGGGGGTGGCGAGCTTCTCGGTGTAGCGCTCGTCGCGGTGCCGCCACTCGATGGCGACGTCGTCGCCCTGGGTGGCGAGCAGGGTGCGGCAGCGCGTGCAGATCGCGGCGAGCGGGTCGTCGTGGATCTCGCACCCGGCGACCTGCGGCGACCACTGGTCGAGCAGGCCGATGACCGTGCGCATGAGCCGGGTCTTGCCCTGGCCGCGCTCGCCCAGGAGGACGAAGTCGTGGCCGGCGAGCAGGGCGCGCTGGACGTCGGGCAGGACGGTGCCGTCGAAGCCGACGATGCCCGGGAAGGGGTTGGTGCCCGCCCGCAGGGCGGCGACGAGGTTGTCACGCACCTCCTGCTTGACGGTGCGGGGCTGGTAGCCGCTCTCGCGGAGCTGGCCGACGGTGGCGGCGGAAGGGTGCTCGGTGACGTGCTCGGTGGAGGTCTCGCTCACCACTTGACGATACGTCTCGGGTCCGACATCCCCCACCCCCACCGGCGAGCTCGGGTCAGGCGCGCTCGGCGGCGAGGAAGTCCAGCTGCGCCCGCACGCTCAGCTCCGCCGCGGGCCAGACCTCGCGGGGGACGTCGGCGTACACCGTCTCGACGACGGCTCGGGCGTCGGTCGCCCCGCCGGCCACGGCGCGCCGTACCTGCTCGAGCCGCTCCAGCCGGTGCCGCCGGTACGACGCCAGCACCCCGGCCGCGTCACCCAGGACCGGCCCGTGGCCGGGCAGCACCGTCGCGACCTCGCCGCCGTCGGCGAGGGCGGACATGACGTCGAGCGAGCGCAGGTAGGCACCCAGCTCGCCGTCGGGCCAGGCGACGACGGTCGTCCCTCGCCCGAGGACCATGTCGCCGGTGAGCAGGGCCCGGTCGGCGGGCAGCACGAAGGAGACCGAGTCGCTCGTGTGCCCGGGCGTCCGCACGACGCGCAGGTCGAGCCCGCCCGCCTCGATCCGCTCCCCGTCGGCGAGCTCCGCCCCGCGCCCGGCCCCGCGCACCGGTGCCCCGACGAGGTCGGCGAACCGCTCGGCCCCGTCGGCGTGGTCGTGGTGGCCGTGGGTGAGCAGCACGAGCGCGACCCGTGCCCCGCGCGCCTCGACGAGGTCGGCGACGGCCCGCAGGTGCGGCTCGTCGAGCTCGCCCGGGTCGACGACGACCGCCTCGTCGGCGCCCGGCTCGTGCAGCACCCACGTGTTGGTGCCGTCGAGCGTCATCGGCCCCGGGTTGTCCTCGAGGACGCAGGTCGCCCGCGTCGTCGCGGCGCCACCGGTCCAGGTCCGTGCCTCGCTCACGCCGCCGACCCTAGCCACCGAGGGACGTCTCCTTGCTCCGGAGGTGCCCGTCCGGGGTGGCCGGACGGCCGGAACGGGCACCTGGGAAGCACGAAGTCGTCCGTACGACGCCGCGTCCGCGACGGTCCTAGTGCCGGTCCCCGCACCGGCTCAGGGCAGCCGCGCCCGCAGGACGACCTCGCCGTCGACCTCGAGCAGCTCGGGCTCGACCGCCCGCACCGACCCGTCGGTCGCGACGAACGTCGCCGCGGACTCCGCCGCGGCCACCGCCTCGACGGCGACGACGGTCGGCGGCAGCATCGTCGCCCGCCGCTCCTGCAGCTCGCCGAGGATCCACGCCGGCGCGACCCACTGCGCGACGTCGGCCTCCGTCGTGTCGTCGTCGGGCACCTGCCCGTCGGGGAGCAGGGCGCTGAAGAACCACGTGTCGTAGCGGCGGGGCTCGAAGGGCGGCGTCACCCAGTGCGCCCGCACCCCGAGCAGGTCCGAGCGCAGCACGAGCCCGCGCCGCACGAGCAGCTGCGCGAGCGAGTGCTCGCGGGCCAGCAGGCCGGCCCGGTCGCGGCCCCAGCTCTCGTCGCGCAGGTCCCCGACCACGGTGTCGGGTCTCGGCCCGGCGAGCAGGACCCCGCACTCCTCGAAGACCTCCCGGACCGCGGCGCAGACCAGCGCGCGGGCGAGCGTCTCGTCGCACCCGAGCCGCTGCGCCCACTGCGCCGGGCTCGGCCCGGCCCACGGCAGGTCGCTCGCCTCACCCTCGCTGTCCCGCGCGTCGACGCCGCCACCGGGGAAGACCCAGGCCTGCGGCGCGAAGGCCATCGACGACACCCGCCGCAGCATGAACACCTCGACCCCGTCGGCGCCGTCCCGCACGAGCTGCACGGTGGCCGCCGGCCGCACGGCCGGCGGCTCACCGAGGGTGCCGTCGAGGAACGACCGCGCCCGCTCGTCGGGGCGGTGGACGGCGAAGTCGCGCGTCGGCACGGCGTACGGCGTCGTCGAGGGCCGGTGGAGGAGGTCGTCAGTCGCGGACGGCGACGACGATCTCGACCTCGACGGGCGCGTCGAGCGGCAGCGCCGCGACGCCGACGGCGGACCGGGCGTGCACCCCGGCGTCACCGAAGGCCTTCCCGAGCAGCTCGCTGGCGCCGTTGACGACGGCCGGCTGACCGGTGAACGACGGGTCGGAGGCGACGAAGCCGACGACCTTGACGACGCGGACGACCGTGTCGAGGTCGCCGACGAGGGCCTTGACGGCGGCGATGGCGTTGAGCGCGCACACCTGGGCCATCGCCTGCGCGTCGGCCGGCGGCACGAGCCCGTGGCCGTCGCCGACCTTGCCGGTGGCCGACATCGCGCCGGACACCATCGGCAGCTGGCCCGAGGTGAAGACGAGGTCGCCGTGCCGGACGGCGGGAACGTACGCCGCCACCGGCGGCACGACCTCGGGCACCTCGAGGCCGAGGTCGGCCAGGCGCTGCTCGACCTGCGAGAGCTGCTCGGTCATCAGGCCTTCTCCCGCTTGAGGTAGGCGACGAGCCCGTTCCCGTCGGGACCGGCGAGGACCTGGACGAGCTCCCAGCCGTCCTCCCCCCACTGGTCGAGGATCTGCTTCGTCGCGTGGACGATGAGCGGCACCGTCGCGTACTCCCACTTGGTCATGCGCGCACGATATCGGCCCCGGACGACACCGGCTGCCGCCCGCCGTGCCCTACCCTCGCCGCCCATGACCACCACGGGGGGACCGCAGGACGCCGTACCGCAGGACGCCGTCCCCGACGAGCAGGCCGAGGAGCACCCGGAGCGATCGCCGGCGCCACCGAGCGGACCGGCCCTGTGGCGCCTGCTCGCCGTGCACGTCGCCCTCGTGCTGCTCCTCGTCCTCGCCGCCACCGCCGTCGGCGAGGACAGCTGCGACGGGCGGGGCGCGTGGTGCTTCTCGCCCGGCGCGATGGCCTGGATCGCCCTCCTGCTCGGCGGCGCCGCGCTGCTGTCGATGCTGGGCGCCACCATCACCGTCTTGACCTTCGCGCGCCGCGTCCGCGGCACGGCGGTCCGGGTCCTGCTCGGACTCGTCGGCGGCGTCGTCACCCTCGTCGTGGTCGGCTCACCCCTGACCCGCCCCTACCTCGGGCTGTAGCGTCCGCCGGGTGACGACCTCCCCCGAGCTGCCCGGCATCCCGACCGCCGGTGTCCCCGCCCCGGCCCGCACGACGGCGTACGGCGACGACCCCGCCCAGGTGTACGACGTCCGGCTGCCCACCGGCGAGCCGCGCGGCGCGACGGTCGTCGTCGTCCACGGCGGCTTCTGGCGGGCCGCCTTCGACCGGCACCACGCCGCCCCGCAGGCGCAGGCGTTCGCCGACCGCGGCTACCACGTGGCGGTGCTCGAGTACCGCCGCGTGAGCATGCCCGGCGGCGGCTGGCCGGGCACCGTCGACGACGTCCTCGCCGCGGTCGCCGCGGTCCGCGACGACGCCGACCTGCCCGAGCCGACCGTCCTCGTCGGGCACTCCGCCGGCGGCCACCTCGTCGCCCTCGCCGCGTCGCGGACGTCCGCGTGGGGCCTGCGCGGCGCGGTCTCGCTCGCCGGCTGCGTCGACCTGCGCCGCGGCGTCGAGCTGGGCATGGGCGACGGCGCCGTCCACGACCTGCTCGGCGCCGAGCCCGCCCAGGACCCGGCCGACCCGCTCGCCGCGGCCGACCCCTCGATGACCGTCCCCGTCGTCCCGGTCGTGCTCGTCCACGGCGACGCCGACGACGTCGTCCCGCTCGAGGTCTCCCGCTCCTACCTCGCCCGGGTCGACGCCGCCGACGGCTCGCACGCCCCGGTGCGGCTCGTCGTCGTGCCGGGCGCCGACCACGGCGCGGTCGTCGACCCCGCCCACCCCGCCTTCGCCGTCGTCGCCGACGAGGTGGCCGCGCTGCTCGCCTGATCCGCCCCTCGGGCTGCGCCCGTTTCGCCCCGAAGCGACCCCTTCCGGACCTACCCTGGAGGGACGAGGTCACCGCGTGGTCGCGGGGCCGGGGAGGAGCGAGGTGGCCGGCAGCCCGACGCCCGCACGCGCCGCCCGCCGCGCGGTCGCCACCGGGGCCACCGCCCCGCGCACCGTGCTGGTCGCTGCGCTCGTCGTCGCCGCGTCGGTGCTGCTCGAGGCCCTCGCCCTGGCCCGGGTCCTGGGCCGTCTCGTCGACCTGCCGGCGGCCGGAGGCCTCACCGCCGTCGCGGCCGCGGCCGGCCTCGTCGCCGGGGTCGGGGCCGTCGTCGTGCCCGCGCACCACGCCCGGCACACCCTCGGCGAGCTGGCCACCCGGGCCCTGGCCACCGGCCTCGCCGCCACCCTCGTCGTCGGCGCGGCCGCCGCCCTCGCCACGACGCTGCTGCACCGCCCGGGCTGAGCCCGGTGATGTGACCACCGCCCCACCGCGCGCACCTGACCCGCGAGCGCGAGCGCCCCTCGACTAGCCTCGGGACCATGGCCGCCGCCTCTCCCCCGCCGTGGTCGCGCGCCCGGCTGCACGTCGTGACGGGCAAGGGCGGCACCGGCAAGACGACCGTCGCGGCCGCGCTCGCGCTGGCCCTCGCGCACGGCGGACGCCGGGTGCTCCTGGTCGAGGTCGAGGGCCGTCAGGGCATCAGCCAGACCCTCGACGTGCCGCCGCTGCCGGTCACCGAGACCCGCGTCGCCCACGCCCCGGGTGGCGGCGAGGTCGTCGGCCTGTCCGTCGACGCCAAGGCCGCGCTGCTGGAGTACCTGCAGATCTTCTACAAGCTCGGCCGCGCGGGCGGGGTCCTCGAGCGCTTCGGCGCCATCGACTTCGCGACG includes these proteins:
- a CDS encoding MBL fold metallo-hydrolase; its protein translation is MSEARTWTGGAATTRATCVLEDNPGPMTLDGTNTWVLHEPGADEAVVVDPGELDEPHLRAVADLVEARGARVALVLLTHGHHDHADGAERFADLVGAPVRGAGRGAELADGERIEAGGLDLRVVRTPGHTSDSVSFVLPADRALLTGDMVLGRGTTVVAWPDGELGAYLRSLDVMSALADGGEVATVLPGHGPVLGDAAGVLASYRRHRLERLEQVRRAVAGGATDARAVVETVYADVPREVWPAAELSVRAQLDFLAAERA
- a CDS encoding NUDIX hydrolase, coding for MPTRDFAVHRPDERARSFLDGTLGEPPAVRPAATVQLVRDGADGVEVFMLRRVSSMAFAPQAWVFPGGGVDARDSEGEASDLPWAGPSPAQWAQRLGCDETLARALVCAAVREVFEECGVLLAGPRPDTVVGDLRDESWGRDRAGLLAREHSLAQLLVRRGLVLRSDLLGVRAHWVTPPFEPRRYDTWFFSALLPDGQVPDDDTTEADVAQWVAPAWILGELQERRATMLPPTVVAVEAVAAAESAATFVATDGSVRAVEPELLEVDGEVVLRARLP
- a CDS encoding alpha/beta hydrolase family protein, with protein sequence MTTSPELPGIPTAGVPAPARTTAYGDDPAQVYDVRLPTGEPRGATVVVVHGGFWRAAFDRHHAAPQAQAFADRGYHVAVLEYRRVSMPGGGWPGTVDDVLAAVAAVRDDADLPEPTVLVGHSAGGHLVALAASRTSAWGLRGAVSLAGCVDLRRGVELGMGDGAVHDLLGAEPAQDPADPLAAADPSMTVPVVPVVLVHGDADDVVPLEVSRSYLARVDAADGSHAPVRLVVVPGADHGAVVDPAHPAFAVVADEVAALLA
- a CDS encoding RidA family protein; the protein is MTEQLSQVEQRLADLGLEVPEVVPPVAAYVPAVRHGDLVFTSGQLPMVSGAMSATGKVGDGHGLVPPADAQAMAQVCALNAIAAVKALVGDLDTVVRVVKVVGFVASDPSFTGQPAVVNGASELLGKAFGDAGVHARSAVGVAALPLDAPVEVEIVVAVRD
- a CDS encoding DUF4177 domain-containing protein; translated protein: MTKWEYATVPLIVHATKQILDQWGEDGWELVQVLAGPDGNGLVAYLKREKA
- a CDS encoding sigma 54-interacting transcriptional regulator; the protein is MSETSTEHVTEHPSAATVGQLRESGYQPRTVKQEVRDNLVAALRAGTNPFPGIVGFDGTVLPDVQRALLAGHDFVLLGERGQGKTRLMRTVIGLLDQWSPQVAGCEIHDDPLAAICTRCRTLLATQGDDVAIEWRHRDERYTEKLATPDTSVGDLVGDVDPTKVAEGRTLGDPETVHYGLLPRGHRGVFALNELPDLAERIQVALFNVLEERDIQVRGYALRLPLDMLVIASANPEDYTNRGRIITPLKDRFGAEVRTHYLDDVEHEVALVRQEAELVAEVPEHLLEVIARLVHELRGSTSVDQRSGVSARFAIAAAEATAASALRRAALTGEDVAVARIGDLADVLPTLRGKVEFEMGEEGRELEVVGHLLRLATAATFRERVAGADLAGFTAHFEDGSTVETGDLVPAATLLEQVGATPGLAVVLERLGVDEESVSPGQVAAAVEFVLEGLHLTRRLSKVEAEGQTIYGS